A single region of the Candidatus Thermoplasmatota archaeon genome encodes:
- a CDS encoding NYN domain-containing protein — MTKSRHINQRIGVFVDVQNMYHSAKQLYNSKVNFRTILKDAIADRKLIRAIAYVIKADVKDENTFYDALMEMGFEVRSKDLQIFYGGAKKGDWDVGIAMDVMRLAPKLDTVVLISGDGDFSDLLEHAKSLGCRTEVIAFGKTTSHKLREVTDFFLDLDKNKKYLLPKKK, encoded by the coding sequence ATGACAAAATCAAGGCATATAAATCAAAGAATAGGTGTATTTGTAGATGTACAAAACATGTATCACTCTGCAAAACAACTTTACAACAGCAAAGTAAATTTTAGAACAATATTAAAGGATGCTATAGCAGATAGAAAACTTATCAGGGCAATAGCGTATGTTATAAAAGCAGATGTAAAAGATGAGAATACATTCTATGATGCACTCATGGAGATGGGGTTCGAAGTAAGATCAAAAGACCTACAAATTTTCTATGGTGGCGCAAAAAAAGGAGACTGGGATGTGGGAATAGCTATGGATGTTATGAGATTAGCACCAAAACTAGACACAGTAGTACTAATTAGCGGAGATGGTGACTTCTCAGACCTTTTAGAACATGCAAAAAGTTTAGGTTGCAGAACCGAAGTAATAGCATTCGGTAAAACCACGTCACATAAACTGAGAGAAGTTACAGACTTCTTCCTCGATTTAGATAAAAACAAAAAATATCTGTTACCAAAAAAGAAATAA